In the Lysinibacillus sp. PLM2 genome, one interval contains:
- the trmD gene encoding tRNA (guanine-N(1)-)-methyltransferase, translating to MNIHVLSLFPDMFTGVFGSSILKKAQEKGAVQLAVSDIRDFSDNKHKQVDDYPYGGGAGMVLKPEPMFQAVETLTNGLEKKPRIILMCPQGERFTQKKAEELAAEEELIFLCGHYEGYDERIREFLVTDEISIGDFVLTGGELPAMTVIDAVVRLLPGVLGQEDSHIHDSFSTGLLEHPHYTRPADFKGMRVPDVLISGNHGKIEKWREEQSLKRTFERRPDLFEHIELTKEQLAFLETLKKEKE from the coding sequence ATGAATATTCATGTACTTAGCCTATTTCCAGATATGTTTACAGGAGTATTCGGTTCATCAATTTTAAAAAAGGCCCAAGAAAAAGGCGCAGTCCAATTAGCAGTTTCAGATATTAGAGATTTTAGTGATAATAAACATAAGCAAGTTGATGATTATCCATATGGTGGAGGAGCGGGAATGGTACTAAAGCCTGAACCAATGTTCCAAGCAGTAGAAACATTAACAAATGGACTTGAAAAAAAACCCCGTATTATTTTGATGTGTCCACAAGGCGAAAGATTTACTCAAAAAAAAGCAGAGGAATTAGCAGCCGAAGAAGAACTAATTTTTCTATGTGGACATTATGAAGGCTACGATGAGAGAATTCGTGAATTTTTAGTAACGGACGAAATTTCGATTGGTGATTTCGTTCTAACTGGTGGAGAATTACCTGCAATGACAGTTATCGATGCTGTCGTAAGACTTTTACCAGGTGTATTAGGTCAAGAAGATTCGCATATTCATGATTCCTTCTCAACAGGATTATTAGAGCATCCTCATTACACACGACCTGCAGATTTTAAAGGTATGAGAGTACCTGATGTTCTTATATCAGGCAATCATGGGAAAATCGAAAAATGGCGTGAAGAACAATCTTTAAAACGTACCTTTGAAAGACGACCTGATTTATTTGAACATATCGAACTAACAAAGGAACAATTAGCGTTTTTAGAGACATTAAAAAAAGAAAAAGAATAG
- the rnhB gene encoding ribonuclease HII — MKTVKEITSELKVAQKYEEWMKEIEKDERAGVKKAWISWLNRYEKQKKIIEEHNHKIQFDASFRPFKGAYVAGVDEAGRGPLAGPVVTAAVILPEDSDALMGVNDSKQLSKHTRAEFAHMIMEHAVAYSIHFQSVEAIDKYNIYEATKQSMKESILNLHTEPHFIIADAMEIPVNIPQSSIIKGDAKSLAIAAASILAKHARDEYMEQLHKEFPEYGFDKHAGYGTSQHLDALEKFGPTEHHRKSFEPIKTMILK; from the coding sequence ATGAAAACTGTAAAAGAAATAACAAGTGAATTAAAAGTAGCGCAAAAATATGAAGAGTGGATGAAAGAGATTGAAAAAGATGAGCGCGCGGGTGTTAAAAAAGCGTGGATCTCTTGGCTAAATCGTTATGAGAAACAGAAAAAAATAATAGAAGAACATAATCATAAAATTCAATTTGATGCATCTTTTCGTCCTTTTAAAGGTGCCTATGTTGCAGGAGTAGATGAAGCTGGAAGAGGTCCTTTAGCTGGTCCAGTAGTAACTGCTGCTGTCATTTTACCAGAAGATAGCGATGCTTTAATGGGAGTTAATGATTCAAAACAACTTTCTAAACATACTAGAGCTGAATTTGCTCATATGATTATGGAACACGCAGTTGCTTATTCCATCCACTTTCAAAGTGTAGAGGCAATTGACAAATATAATATTTATGAAGCGACAAAACAATCCATGAAAGAAAGTATATTAAACTTACATACTGAGCCACATTTTATTATAGCGGATGCCATGGAAATCCCAGTGAACATCCCCCAAAGTTCTATCATTAAAGGGGATGCTAAAAGTTTAGCGATTGCGGCAGCATCAATTTTAGCTAAGCATGCCCGAGATGAATATATGGAACAGTTACATAAAGAATTTCCAGAGTATGGTTTTGATAAACATGCAGGCTATGGAACATCACAACATTTAGATGCTCTTGAGAAGTTTGGTCCTACAGAGCATCATCGCAAAAGCTTCGAACCAATTAAAACTATGATACTTAAGTAA
- the rimM gene encoding ribosome maturation factor RimM gives MEWFNVGRIVNTHGIKGEVRVISTTDFEDNRFAPGSRLAIFKKDEHKPTWVTIESSRRHKNFILLTFEGMYNINLVEPFKEGLLKVTKDQLDEDELEENEYYYFEIIGCEVFSEEGELLGVVSEILETGANDVWEIKAPNGKKHYIPYIEDVVKEIDVEEKKIIIHVMEGLL, from the coding sequence ATGGAATGGTTTAATGTAGGAAGAATCGTAAATACACATGGAATAAAGGGAGAAGTACGAGTTATTTCTACCACAGATTTTGAAGACAACCGTTTTGCGCCAGGTAGTCGCTTAGCAATCTTTAAAAAAGATGAACATAAGCCTACATGGGTTACAATTGAAAGTAGTCGACGACATAAAAATTTTATTTTATTAACCTTTGAAGGAATGTACAACATAAATCTTGTTGAACCATTTAAAGAAGGCTTGTTAAAAGTGACAAAAGATCAATTGGATGAAGATGAACTTGAAGAAAATGAATATTATTACTTTGAAATCATCGGCTGTGAAGTATTCTCGGAAGAAGGAGAATTACTTGGTGTTGTTAGTGAAATTTTAGAAACAGGTGCTAATGATGTTTGGGAAATAAAAGCTCCAAATGGTAAAAAACATTATATCCCTTATATTGAGGACGTTGTTAAAGAAATTGATGTAGAAGAAAAGAAGATTATTATCCATGTAATGGAAGGTCTTTTATAA
- the rbgA gene encoding ribosome biogenesis GTPase A produces MTIQWFPGHMAKARREVQEKLKLVDIIFELIDARLPLSSRNPMIDEVINQKPRLLILNKADMADESETRKWVQYFADQGATAVAINSLEGKGLQKVTKAAQEILAEKWERMKSRGMKPRAIRAMIVGIPNVGKSTLINRLAKKNIAKTGNTPGVTKSQQWIKVGKEIELLDTPGILWPKFEDQEVGLKLAITGAIKDAIMNMEDLAVYGLKFLSTHYPERMEERYGITFAHENLVETFDHIGKLRRVLGPGGEIDYDKVSEMIVRDIRDLNLGRISFDIVDEELEKEALAKE; encoded by the coding sequence ATGACGATACAATGGTTTCCAGGACATATGGCAAAAGCCAGAAGAGAAGTACAAGAAAAATTAAAGCTTGTCGATATCATTTTTGAATTAATAGATGCACGTTTGCCTCTATCATCAAGAAATCCAATGATAGACGAAGTTATTAACCAAAAACCGAGACTTTTAATTCTAAATAAAGCAGATATGGCGGATGAATCAGAAACTCGAAAATGGGTTCAATACTTTGCAGATCAGGGTGCTACTGCAGTAGCAATTAATTCCCTTGAAGGTAAAGGGCTTCAAAAGGTAACAAAAGCTGCTCAAGAAATTTTAGCAGAAAAATGGGAACGAATGAAATCAAGAGGTATGAAGCCAAGAGCAATCCGTGCAATGATTGTAGGTATTCCAAACGTCGGTAAATCTACATTAATTAATCGATTAGCTAAAAAGAATATTGCTAAAACAGGAAATACGCCAGGTGTAACAAAATCGCAGCAGTGGATAAAAGTCGGGAAAGAAATTGAGTTACTTGATACACCCGGTATTTTATGGCCAAAATTTGAAGATCAAGAGGTCGGCTTAAAGTTAGCGATTACGGGCGCTATCAAAGATGCAATCATGAACATGGAAGATTTAGCAGTATATGGCTTGAAATTTTTATCTACTCACTACCCAGAGCGAATGGAAGAGCGTTACGGGATTACCTTTGCACATGAAAATCTAGTGGAAACCTTCGACCATATTGGGAAACTAAGACGTGTGTTAGGTCCAGGTGGAGAAATTGATTATGATAAGGTTTCAGAAATGATTGTAAGAGATATCCGAGATTTAAATTTAGGTAGAATTTCATTTGATATCGTGGACGAAGAACTAGAGAAAGAAGCATTAGCTAAAGAATAA
- the rpsP gene encoding 30S ribosomal protein S16: MAVKIRLKRMGAKKSPFYRIVVADSRSPRDGRQIETVGTYNPLTTPATLNIDEEKALKWLADGAKPSDTVRNLFSEQGIMEKFHNLKFSK; encoded by the coding sequence ATGGCAGTTAAAATTCGTTTAAAACGTATGGGAGCTAAAAAATCTCCTTTCTATCGTATCGTAGTTGCTGATTCTCGTTCTCCACGTGATGGACGTCAAATCGAAACAGTTGGTACTTACAATCCACTAACTACTCCAGCTACTCTTAACATCGATGAAGAGAAAGCTCTTAAATGGTTAGCTGATGGAGCAAAACCATCTGATACTGTACGTAACTTGTTCTCAGAACAAGGAATTATGGAAAAATTCCACAACTTAAAATTCAGTAAATAA
- the sipS gene encoding signal peptidase I, translating to MENIQNENIEKKPKKEKNELWEWTKALIIAFLVAVIIRYFLFTPIVVDGESMMPTLEDGDRMIVNKFGYMIGEPHRFDIVVFHAPEGKDYIKRVIGLPGEYIEYKDDQLYINGKPIAEPYLDAYKAELPKGSLTQDFTLQDIPGVDPNLEVIPEGFVFVMGDNRRGSKDSRHIGLISIEEIIGSTNLIFWPLNEIRFVE from the coding sequence GTGGAAAATATACAAAATGAAAATATTGAGAAAAAACCGAAAAAAGAAAAAAATGAGCTGTGGGAATGGACAAAAGCACTTATTATTGCATTTTTAGTTGCAGTGATTATTCGCTATTTCTTATTTACGCCAATAGTGGTCGATGGAGAATCAATGATGCCAACTCTTGAAGATGGAGATCGGATGATTGTTAATAAATTTGGTTATATGATTGGTGAACCACATCGTTTCGATATAGTTGTTTTTCATGCACCAGAAGGAAAAGATTATATAAAACGTGTAATCGGACTACCTGGAGAATATATTGAGTACAAAGATGATCAACTATATATCAATGGTAAACCAATTGCAGAACCGTATTTGGACGCATATAAAGCAGAATTACCAAAAGGAAGCTTAACTCAAGATTTTACATTGCAAGACATCCCTGGAGTGGATCCAAATCTGGAAGTAATACCAGAAGGGTTTGTATTTGTCATGGGTGATAATCGAAGAGGAAGTAAGGATAGCCGTCATATCGGTCTTATCAGTATTGAAGAAATAATTGGTAGTACAAATCTTATTTTTTGGCCACTTAATGAAATTCGGTTTGTTGAGTAA
- a CDS encoding UPF0109 protein: MQALIETIVKPLVDYPEDVRIETDENSSRIVYKLFVHPEDRGKVIGKQGRVAKAIRTIVYSVASGHQKKKTYVDILD, translated from the coding sequence ATGCAAGCGCTGATTGAAACAATCGTAAAACCATTAGTCGACTATCCAGAAGATGTTCGTATTGAGACGGACGAAAATTCTAGTCGAATTGTTTATAAGCTTTTTGTTCATCCAGAGGATCGAGGAAAAGTCATAGGCAAACAAGGTCGTGTTGCAAAAGCAATTCGTACAATTGTTTATTCAGTAGCTAGCGGCCACCAAAAGAAAAAGACTTACGTCGATATATTGGATTAA
- the rplS gene encoding 50S ribosomal protein L19: protein MSNIIAEITKEQLRSDLPSFRPGDTVRVHVKVVEGTRERIQVFEGVVIKRRGGGISETFTVRKISYGVGVERTFPVHTPKIAKLEVIRRGKVRRAKLYYLRNLRGKAARIKEIR, encoded by the coding sequence ATGTCAAACATTATTGCTGAAATTACAAAAGAACAACTTCGTTCTGATCTACCATCTTTCCGTCCTGGTGACACTGTTCGCGTACACGTGAAAGTAGTAGAGGGTACTCGTGAACGTATCCAAGTATTCGAAGGTGTTGTAATTAAACGTCGTGGTGGCGGAATTAGCGAAACTTTCACAGTTCGTAAAATTTCTTACGGTGTTGGTGTTGAACGTACATTCCCTGTACACACTCCAAAAATCGCTAAATTAGAAGTTATCCGTCGTGGTAAAGTACGTCGTGCTAAACTTTACTATTTACGTAACCTACGTGGTAAAGCAGCTCGTATTAAAGAAATTCGATAA